A single genomic interval of Pyrobaculum arsenaticum DSM 13514 harbors:
- the rimI gene encoding ribosomal protein S18-alanine N-acetyltransferase, which yields MHRRGVAHVITIAVDPEYRRRGIGKALLCTAMQLLADGKVSEVFLEVRASNTVAQALYKSAGFEQVEVLRSYYSDGEDGYRLSLRDKKKAREFCLYVEKPLDNAR from the coding sequence TTGCATAGAAGGGGGGTAGCCCACGTGATTACAATTGCCGTTGACCCAGAATACAGAAGACGTGGGATTGGCAAGGCGTTGTTATGCACCGCAATGCAGTTACTAGCGGATGGGAAGGTCTCTGAAGTTTTCCTCGAGGTTAGGGCTTCCAATACAGTTGCACAGGCACTTTACAAATCTGCAGGGTTTGAGCAGGTCGAAGTTCTCAGGTCGTACTACAGCGACGGCGAGGACGGCTACCGCCTCTCCTTGAGAGACAAGAAAAAGGCGAGGGAGTTCTGCTTATATGTGGAAAAGCCGCTTGATAATGCACGGTAG
- a CDS encoding metallophosphoesterase gives MRGLLLSVRRERILLLADTHVGYEVELRRERGVHAMSQTGRLVEKILELVDNYDATAVAILGDVKHELPIPRESAEEIKNFLKVLSRRAPVLITPGNHDSLLQEIAAGIDGVEIAPARGVLLGKYLLFHGHVKPAKEDLEKAEVVIMGHTHPAVIITDDIGYAVKEPAVLKINTSRSKVCRALYGEPCKKRGKLKVVVLPASHPLITGVDVREIPQMIAEGRTFLKYVELKPEDVEIYLTDFTFIGTLADVINVAQRTQH, from the coding sequence GTGCGGGGCTTATTGCTGAGCGTGCGGCGCGAGAGGATTCTCCTCCTAGCCGATACTCACGTAGGATATGAGGTGGAGCTTAGGAGAGAAAGAGGCGTCCACGCAATGAGCCAGACGGGGAGACTAGTTGAGAAGATCCTGGAGCTGGTAGATAACTACGACGCCACCGCAGTGGCGATTTTGGGAGACGTAAAACACGAGCTCCCAATACCCCGCGAAAGCGCTGAGGAGATAAAAAATTTCCTTAAGGTGCTGTCTAGGCGCGCGCCTGTACTCATAACACCTGGCAACCACGACTCCCTCCTCCAAGAAATCGCGGCGGGGATTGATGGCGTTGAGATTGCGCCGGCCAGGGGAGTCCTCCTGGGTAAGTATCTACTGTTTCACGGACACGTAAAGCCAGCAAAAGAGGACCTAGAGAAGGCCGAGGTGGTGATCATGGGCCACACACATCCGGCTGTGATCATCACAGACGACATTGGCTACGCGGTAAAGGAGCCCGCAGTGCTCAAGATAAACACCTCACGCAGTAAGGTGTGCAGAGCTCTCTATGGAGAGCCGTGCAAGAAGAGGGGAAAGTTAAAAGTCGTCGTGTTGCCCGCAAGCCACCCTCTTATAACGGGAGTAGACGTAAGGGAAATACCCCAGATGATAGCAGAGGGGCGCACCTTTCTTAAATATGTGGAACTGAAGCCAGAGGACGTCGAGATTTACTTAACAGACTTCACCTTCATAGGCACACTTGCCGATGTGATAAATGTAGCACAACGCACACAACACTAG
- a CDS encoding Clp1/GlmU family protein has translation MSLRVMKAGDIYRIEGPAKVVVKRGQIYATGVVYTEGQSFTVLRARQLAVKAVADSEVELVLGPGALLERVSPGEEIIDEWERRISGVDPKGVVVIVGMMDVGKSTMTAMLGNKALARGYKVVIIDADVGQNDLGPPTTISLARLTKYVTHLRQLVAEKSLFLQSTSMERIWPRAVAQIAKAVEYAKKTWQPDTIIVNTDGWVLDEEAATFKRRLIERLAPSLIVAIQVENELGPILNGYSNVLVLPPPPHVRTRSREDRKIHREMGYGRYIFPPVELAVSLDKIPLCNLPLFQGIEMGEELKRMLTRAIGVGVLRAYQVGSRVYAVVEGGEWVVRRVGGFQVVGLPIDFEKGLLAGLEDSEGFLVGLGVIKKIYYDRKRAIIYTSSEVERRIGEVKCIRLGLVRLDDNFNEVEKATNILKAEAEQSTT, from the coding sequence ATGTCACTACGCGTCATGAAAGCTGGCGATATTTACAGAATTGAGGGTCCCGCCAAGGTGGTCGTTAAACGTGGCCAAATATACGCAACAGGAGTGGTGTACACCGAGGGGCAGAGCTTCACCGTGTTAAGAGCACGGCAACTTGCTGTGAAAGCTGTGGCTGACTCCGAGGTGGAGCTTGTTTTGGGCCCGGGGGCTCTTCTGGAAAGAGTGTCGCCTGGCGAGGAGATTATTGACGAGTGGGAGAGAAGGATCTCCGGCGTGGATCCCAAGGGGGTTGTGGTTATCGTGGGGATGATGGATGTGGGGAAATCTACAATGACTGCGATGCTTGGGAACAAGGCGCTGGCTAGGGGGTACAAAGTTGTGATTATAGACGCCGATGTTGGGCAGAACGATTTAGGTCCCCCTACCACCATATCGTTGGCTAGGTTAACGAAGTATGTAACTCATTTAAGACAACTAGTCGCCGAGAAGAGCTTATTTCTCCAGTCTACCAGTATGGAGAGGATATGGCCCAGGGCGGTGGCGCAAATAGCGAAGGCTGTGGAGTATGCCAAAAAGACGTGGCAACCGGATACTATCATTGTGAACACCGACGGTTGGGTCCTCGACGAGGAGGCAGCAACTTTTAAACGGAGGCTCATAGAGAGGCTAGCCCCCTCGCTAATTGTGGCAATACAGGTGGAGAACGAGCTGGGGCCTATTCTCAACGGCTACAGCAACGTGTTAGTTCTCCCCCCGCCCCCGCACGTGAGGACGCGGAGCCGTGAGGATAGGAAAATACACAGAGAAATGGGCTACGGCAGGTACATCTTCCCGCCCGTGGAACTCGCCGTGTCTCTTGACAAAATTCCCCTCTGCAACTTGCCCCTCTTCCAAGGAATAGAGATGGGGGAAGAGCTCAAGAGAATGCTTACACGCGCAATAGGCGTCGGTGTGTTGAGAGCCTACCAGGTGGGGAGCAGAGTCTACGCAGTTGTGGAGGGAGGCGAGTGGGTGGTGAGACGGGTTGGCGGGTTCCAAGTCGTTGGACTTCCTATAGATTTCGAAAAAGGCCTCTTAGCCGGCCTCGAGGACTCAGAAGGTTTTTTGGTAGGACTCGGCGTAATAAAGAAGATTTATTACGACAGGAAGAGAGCTATTATCTATACGTCAAGCGAGGTTGAGAGAAGGATAGGCGAAGTAAAATGCATAAGGCTGGGCTTAGTGAGGCTAGATGACAACTTCAACGAGGTTGAAAAAGCCACAAACATACTCAAAGCAGAGGCTGAGCAGTCAACAACGTAG
- a CDS encoding AAA family ATPase, which produces MRLSELLQRRQIDVARAIRTRIRQIGVDEVKLKIGRVLKGLDDVVLDVLSGLMIGRPVVLVGTVGLGKTTLAETIAEVLALNDPPYVEIACHSHLTAVDLTGDIDIAVVLQAGFDHPLSYIPGPLVMAHGSVLVMDEINRLNPYAQAALLQAIQEHYVYVRGYRIRTDFALIGTANPGEYEGVYELSEALADRLKFVEVKIPDREVLRSILLWKAREALGDLEVEIPSRLADLLAKFAHEAEKAGYPQSIRSLSYALADAVTNAWFQRRDVGITDLKKALALNLTNDPETRSALLNIFEKSLNE; this is translated from the coding sequence GTGCGTCTTTCCGAGTTGCTACAACGCCGACAAATAGATGTGGCCAGGGCCATAAGGACAAGGATAAGGCAAATAGGCGTGGATGAGGTAAAGCTGAAAATAGGCAGAGTATTGAAAGGTCTCGACGACGTAGTGTTGGACGTATTAAGCGGGCTGATGATAGGAAGGCCTGTCGTCTTGGTGGGCACTGTGGGACTCGGCAAGACTACCCTGGCGGAGACCATAGCAGAGGTGCTTGCCCTAAACGATCCTCCCTACGTCGAGATTGCTTGCCACTCCCACCTCACCGCGGTTGATCTCACTGGGGATATCGATATCGCCGTGGTTCTGCAAGCGGGGTTTGACCATCCCCTCTCCTACATTCCTGGCCCCCTCGTCATGGCGCACGGCTCTGTGCTTGTAATGGACGAGATAAACCGGCTAAACCCATATGCCCAGGCAGCCTTGTTGCAAGCAATACAAGAGCACTACGTCTACGTCAGAGGGTACCGGATTAGGACAGACTTTGCTTTGATAGGCACGGCCAACCCGGGGGAATACGAGGGCGTGTACGAGCTCTCGGAGGCGCTGGCCGACAGGCTGAAATTCGTCGAGGTGAAAATCCCCGACAGAGAGGTGCTAAGATCTATACTCCTTTGGAAGGCGAGGGAGGCCCTAGGCGATCTCGAAGTGGAGATTCCAAGTCGCCTTGCCGATTTGTTGGCTAAGTTCGCCCACGAGGCGGAAAAGGCCGGCTACCCCCAGTCTATTCGATCTCTTAGCTACGCCCTGGCAGACGCCGTAACTAACGCTTGGTTCCAGCGGAGGGATGTGGGGATAACAGACTTGAAAAAGGCGCTTGCGTTGAACCTTACAAACGACCCCGAGACGAGGAGCGCCTTACTTAATATATTCGAGAAGAGCTTAAATGAGTAG
- a CDS encoding vWA domain-containing protein yields the protein MSSPADLVLKISECLGGLSTRSLIYAVADIYARLYLGEIDEEKVLEIIAQNLAGVLGTTPSGAKKLITEACGPKPVEAAAPTLTTASVGAEKAPTLAHLVNRHVPVDAPPRAKLEVIKRLNLPTDALGEYRHKISARGEGELHVKTAVTTIRTYYPGASTVDVDLVRTALAFSRRRASGQPISDSDIYIREYAHVVDKPVYVALDVSGSMKEYMGGATKLKIAKDAIARYIKQMAELRGNVSLTLFNADADYMWTPHPAHRYLKEMLEILRYVYSMGGTEIASALELLHADAARSHVVIISDGRTNDPEKVLQLAKKFRRIHTVAAERSRLLKQIAKITGGKYRELNPTLDLLSLHT from the coding sequence ATGAGTAGCCCAGCGGATTTGGTATTAAAAATTAGTGAGTGCCTCGGCGGCCTCTCCACCCGTAGCCTAATATATGCAGTTGCTGATATCTACGCGAGGTTGTACCTTGGCGAAATAGACGAGGAGAAGGTCCTGGAAATTATTGCGCAGAACCTCGCCGGTGTTTTAGGCACCACGCCAAGCGGCGCCAAGAAACTTATAACAGAGGCGTGCGGTCCAAAACCGGTCGAGGCGGCGGCGCCGACGTTGACTACAGCCTCCGTGGGGGCGGAGAAGGCGCCGACTCTGGCACATCTCGTTAACAGACATGTCCCCGTAGACGCGCCGCCCCGGGCGAAGTTGGAGGTAATAAAGAGGCTGAATCTGCCCACCGACGCGCTGGGCGAATATAGGCATAAGATCTCCGCACGGGGAGAAGGGGAGTTACATGTAAAAACCGCGGTTACTACCATAAGGACGTACTACCCAGGCGCCTCTACTGTTGACGTAGATCTGGTAAGGACGGCGCTGGCTTTTTCGAGGAGGAGGGCCTCCGGACAGCCCATCTCCGACTCCGATATCTACATACGTGAATACGCACATGTAGTTGACAAGCCTGTGTACGTCGCCTTGGACGTTTCGGGCTCTATGAAGGAGTACATGGGGGGAGCCACTAAGCTGAAGATAGCCAAGGACGCGATTGCGAGGTATATCAAACAAATGGCGGAGCTACGCGGCAATGTGTCGCTTACGCTTTTCAACGCCGACGCCGACTATATGTGGACTCCCCACCCCGCCCACAGATATTTGAAAGAGATGCTGGAAATTTTGAGATACGTCTACTCGATGGGAGGTACCGAGATAGCCTCCGCCCTGGAGCTTCTTCATGCCGACGCGGCGCGGAGCCACGTTGTAATTATATCAGACGGCAGAACAAACGACCCAGAAAAGGTTCTCCAGCTTGCCAAGAAGTTTAGAAGAATTCACACAGTCGCGGCGGAGAGGAGCCGTCTTTTAAAGCAAATCGCCAAAATAACCGGCGGTAAATACAGAGAGCTGAACCCCACTCTAGATCTGTTAAGTCTACATACTTAA
- a CDS encoding DNA primase large subunit PriL has protein sequence MTCDISLREFACYFPFLNKSASYLQKRGYLLDVALSDKKLLEKAVERLKRALAHERIALRPCIDSPEEAAAAARLALYIAAATRNTHVLRRFADSESKNFKDILEKTPGIQSPECKLEIARDLGIVTRQAQEVAPGLLSVAYKMPMAVRWTAYVRYAPQDPYWAMINRPVVKGWVILPIEDFERLLEEAYEERIVRTVAENELAVGRVAASLDPALLDELVKQYGQRPVRVEARAMPGPDPPCMRALIDALKAGENLPHTGRFAITTYLLHRGWDVEQIVDLFRNAPDFNEKITRYQVQHIAGQAGGRKQYSVPSCETMNSWGLCPTNLGCGIRNPVVYGRRVAARKSS, from the coding sequence GTGACATGTGATATTTCGCTTAGAGAATTCGCCTGCTACTTCCCCTTCCTCAATAAGTCCGCCTCATACCTACAGAAAAGGGGCTACCTACTTGACGTGGCGCTTAGCGATAAAAAACTCTTGGAAAAGGCAGTTGAGAGGCTGAAGAGGGCCCTTGCCCACGAGCGGATAGCTCTCCGTCCATGTATAGACAGCCCCGAGGAGGCGGCAGCCGCGGCGAGGCTGGCCCTGTACATCGCCGCAGCTACTAGAAATACCCACGTGCTCCGCAGGTTTGCAGACAGCGAAAGTAAAAATTTCAAGGATATCCTAGAAAAAACGCCTGGGATACAAAGTCCAGAATGTAAGCTTGAAATAGCAAGGGACCTAGGTATTGTTACGAGGCAAGCCCAAGAAGTGGCGCCAGGCCTATTGTCAGTGGCCTACAAGATGCCAATGGCCGTGAGGTGGACTGCATATGTTCGCTACGCCCCCCAAGATCCGTACTGGGCTATGATAAACCGGCCCGTCGTGAAGGGGTGGGTAATACTGCCAATTGAGGATTTCGAGAGGTTGCTCGAGGAGGCGTACGAGGAGCGGATAGTTAGGACTGTTGCTGAGAACGAGCTTGCGGTGGGCAGAGTGGCCGCTTCGCTTGACCCCGCGCTGTTGGACGAGCTTGTGAAGCAGTACGGCCAGAGGCCTGTGCGGGTGGAGGCTAGGGCAATGCCGGGCCCTGACCCGCCCTGCATGCGGGCGTTGATCGACGCGTTAAAGGCCGGCGAGAACCTCCCCCACACAGGGAGGTTTGCCATAACTACATATTTGCTACATAGGGGGTGGGATGTGGAGCAGATAGTTGACCTCTTCAGAAACGCGCCCGACTTCAACGAAAAGATCACGAGGTACCAGGTACAGCACATCGCCGGGCAGGCAGGGGGCAGGAAACAATACTCGGTGCCCAGCTGTGAGACCATGAACTCTTGGGGCCTATGCCCCACAAATCTCGGATGCGGCATAAGAAACCCAGTAGTATATGGGCGCAGAGTCGCGGCTAGAAAAAGTAGCTGA
- a CDS encoding N-glycosylase/DNA lyase yields the protein MGAESRLEKVAETLRHLGIVAVLQMEKRDPQYRAVCDVVKTHGELAGARLALMNALVSYRLSGKGEEHWLYFGQYFAERGIRDFCRDFLEYIDTSPYLKVGRETRKKRILKICRYVPDLEDLSATLRQLSQLLSADPEQKTLVFAIKMLNYAYMCSRGVDRLLPFDIPIPVDYRVAHLTWCAGLLELRPEEAMRSYREVQRVWDVVARKSGIPPLHIDTVLWLAGRAVLYGENIHYVPQHIIDLFRWREECRHLSTRR from the coding sequence ATGGGCGCAGAGTCGCGGCTAGAAAAAGTAGCTGAGACGCTCCGGCACCTCGGCATAGTGGCGGTGTTGCAGATGGAGAAACGTGATCCCCAATACCGCGCCGTCTGCGACGTTGTGAAAACACATGGGGAGCTCGCGGGCGCGAGGCTTGCCCTCATGAACGCCTTGGTGAGCTACAGGCTTTCAGGAAAGGGGGAGGAGCACTGGCTGTATTTTGGACAGTACTTCGCTGAGAGAGGTATACGGGACTTCTGCCGGGATTTTCTCGAATACATCGACACGAGCCCCTATCTCAAAGTCGGGAGGGAGACCCGGAAGAAGAGAATTCTAAAAATCTGCCGATACGTCCCAGATCTGGAAGACCTCTCCGCGACGTTGAGGCAGCTATCTCAGCTACTCAGCGCCGATCCGGAGCAGAAGACTTTAGTGTTCGCAATTAAGATGCTCAACTACGCCTACATGTGTAGCAGAGGAGTAGACAGATTGCTCCCCTTTGACATACCCATCCCCGTGGATTATAGAGTCGCCCACTTGACGTGGTGCGCCGGGCTTCTGGAACTACGTCCGGAAGAAGCCATGAGGAGTTACAGAGAGGTGCAGAGAGTCTGGGACGTGGTGGCGAGGAAGTCGGGCATACCGCCGTTGCACATAGACACGGTGCTGTGGCTGGCGGGAAGGGCCGTGCTCTACGGCGAAAATATCCACTACGTGCCTCAGCACATCATCGACCTCTTCCGCTGGCGAGAAGAGTGTAGGCATCTCTCAACACGGCGCTGA
- a CDS encoding aconitase X swivel domain-containing protein, with the protein MLKPVVKGRGRVRAEVVRLDSPVSFLGDLNPETGRFAGVDVAGKVVSLPYVRGSTVGPYVLWGAARRGKAPLAIVAEKLDLMLVSACVLAGVPLFQGRLESGCVYIDLETGAYDKC; encoded by the coding sequence ATGCTTAAGCCCGTAGTCAAGGGTAGGGGGCGAGTTAGGGCGGAGGTTGTGAGGTTGGACTCGCCAGTTTCTTTCTTGGGGGACTTAAACCCGGAGACTGGCAGATTCGCCGGGGTAGACGTGGCCGGCAAAGTGGTGTCGCTCCCTTACGTGCGGGGCTCCACTGTGGGGCCCTACGTCCTCTGGGGGGCGGCGAGGAGAGGGAAAGCGCCGTTAGCCATCGTAGCCGAGAAGCTCGACCTAATGCTGGTGTCTGCATGTGTGCTGGCAGGCGTGCCGTTGTTCCAGGGCCGCCTCGAAAGCGGGTGTGTATATATTGATCTAGAGACAGGGGCGTATGACAAGTGTTAA
- a CDS encoding aconitase X — protein sequence MSREYAREVVLKIADAVSGGEVVPVETAHVSGVSFLTVGEYGVEFLEHLAASGARVSVFTTSNPAAVDLAGVLGVDEAVAKGQERITKALRAMGVNTFFSCTPYEFVITRQRTFHAWAESNAITYINTFRDAWSDKNPGPLALLGAIAGFVPKTPLYTLEGRRPTVLVEVEAGPLGPLEAGAVGALMGEQIGSGVPYVRGLSLTGEGARREFAAALSTYSAMVFAVVEGVTPNWKEYLEIADFREKIRISQGDVAKFLRNDETPDVVYFGCPFADVDSVLWVLAEVKKRGVPKRPIYISTSPGVYGILGRLVEEAERYNVHIFTGSCLVVSPHTRKFRTIATDSLKAVYYIPRLHGVGVVPCRRERCLDLAYA from the coding sequence GTGTCTAGAGAATACGCCCGCGAGGTTGTGTTGAAAATCGCGGACGCTGTGTCTGGCGGCGAGGTTGTGCCTGTGGAGACAGCTCATGTGTCAGGAGTGTCGTTCCTCACGGTGGGAGAATATGGAGTGGAATTTCTCGAACACCTAGCCGCCTCGGGCGCGCGTGTTTCTGTATTTACGACCTCTAACCCAGCCGCCGTTGATTTAGCCGGCGTGTTGGGAGTGGACGAGGCGGTGGCGAAGGGGCAGGAGAGGATTACCAAGGCGCTGAGGGCCATGGGGGTGAATACTTTTTTCTCATGTACGCCTTATGAGTTTGTCATTACACGTCAACGTACTTTCCACGCCTGGGCTGAGTCCAACGCGATTACTTACATCAACACGTTTAGAGACGCTTGGTCTGACAAAAACCCCGGCCCCCTGGCCCTGTTAGGAGCGATAGCCGGCTTCGTGCCGAAAACTCCTCTGTACACCCTGGAGGGCAGACGGCCTACGGTGCTTGTGGAGGTGGAGGCCGGCCCACTAGGCCCTCTAGAGGCCGGAGCCGTGGGGGCTTTAATGGGGGAGCAAATAGGCTCAGGCGTGCCATATGTGAGGGGGCTTTCTTTAACCGGCGAGGGGGCTAGGCGAGAGTTCGCGGCGGCCCTCTCCACGTACTCCGCCATGGTCTTCGCAGTGGTGGAGGGCGTCACTCCTAATTGGAAGGAGTACCTAGAAATTGCCGATTTTAGGGAAAAGATAAGGATATCCCAAGGCGACGTTGCTAAGTTTTTGAGGAACGACGAGACCCCTGATGTGGTCTACTTCGGTTGCCCCTTTGCCGACGTCGACTCTGTATTGTGGGTTTTGGCAGAGGTCAAGAAGAGGGGGGTCCCCAAAAGACCTATCTACATTTCCACGTCTCCTGGCGTTTACGGGATTTTGGGGAGGCTGGTGGAAGAGGCCGAGAGGTATAATGTGCATATATTTACGGGCTCTTGTCTAGTGGTTTCTCCTCACACCCGCAAGTTTAGGACAATCGCCACTGACTCCCTAAAGGCTGTCTACTACATCCCGAGACTCCACGGCGTTGGGGTAGTGCCGTGTAGAAGGGAGAGATGTCTCGACTTGGCATATGCTTAA
- a CDS encoding UbiD family decarboxylase: MSLSNAVASLSEIRFYDPPYGEFGIARVLKESEGRWTPLFRGVGKGFSGVGNVIDTRPKLYRFLGASSDEEAYSKLLSALESPASLDFVSTWQDLYREVGSLYDLPMVRYYEREARPYITSGVVVGAGPGGVYNASIHRFSPIGARKAVIRLVPRHLYHMYKMSVKQGREVPIAVAWGVHPLVLLAAASSPPYGVFELGVAARLLGGLKAVSLENGAVAPFPASVIIEGFITAEQAEEGPFVDIVGVYDRVRLQPVVRVERIYVLRSEALLHYLLPAGLEHQLLMGFEREARIWKAVRSVVPGVKKVRLTRGGFGWMVAVISLEKAVEGDAKNALLAAFAAHPSLKIAIAVDGDVDPDDPVAVEWALATRLRADMGLFVIPYVRGSTLDPVALNEEGLTHKIGIDATRPLDADPVLFERARIPET; encoded by the coding sequence ATGTCTCTCTCAAACGCCGTCGCTAGTCTTTCTGAAATAAGGTTCTACGATCCTCCATACGGAGAATTCGGCATAGCCAGAGTTCTGAAGGAGTCTGAGGGGAGGTGGACTCCCCTATTCCGGGGAGTTGGGAAGGGGTTCTCCGGAGTGGGTAATGTTATTGACACTAGGCCTAAGCTATATCGCTTTCTAGGCGCAAGTAGCGATGAGGAGGCTTATTCGAAGTTGCTTTCGGCTCTGGAGAGTCCCGCGTCTCTGGACTTCGTCTCCACGTGGCAGGATCTATATCGGGAAGTGGGTTCTCTTTACGATTTGCCAATGGTGCGCTACTACGAGCGGGAGGCACGTCCTTACATAACCTCCGGCGTGGTGGTTGGGGCAGGCCCCGGCGGCGTGTACAATGCATCTATTCATCGTTTTTCTCCTATCGGCGCCAGGAAGGCTGTAATTAGGCTTGTGCCGCGCCACCTATATCACATGTACAAGATGAGCGTAAAGCAGGGACGGGAGGTCCCCATAGCAGTGGCGTGGGGGGTACACCCCCTGGTTCTCCTCGCCGCGGCCTCTTCGCCGCCCTATGGCGTATTTGAGCTGGGGGTAGCAGCCCGTCTTCTGGGAGGGCTCAAGGCAGTCTCTCTGGAGAATGGCGCGGTGGCGCCTTTTCCAGCTTCGGTGATTATAGAGGGGTTCATCACTGCCGAGCAAGCGGAGGAGGGGCCCTTCGTGGATATTGTGGGGGTTTATGACCGGGTGAGGCTCCAGCCCGTGGTGAGAGTAGAGCGGATTTACGTGCTCCGTTCCGAGGCTTTACTCCACTATCTGCTCCCGGCGGGGTTGGAACACCAACTCCTTATGGGGTTTGAGCGTGAGGCACGGATTTGGAAAGCTGTGCGCTCGGTAGTGCCTGGGGTTAAAAAAGTGCGCCTCACCAGAGGCGGCTTTGGGTGGATGGTGGCTGTTATCTCATTAGAAAAGGCTGTGGAGGGAGACGCGAAAAACGCGTTATTGGCCGCCTTTGCGGCACATCCCAGTCTCAAGATCGCAATAGCGGTTGACGGGGATGTGGATCCCGACGACCCAGTGGCGGTGGAGTGGGCCCTGGCGACACGGCTGAGGGCCGACATGGGGCTTTTCGTAATCCCCTACGTGAGGGGGTCCACCCTTGATCCCGTGGCGCTTAACGAGGAGGGGCTCACGCACAAGATAGGGATAGACGCCACTAGGCCTCTTGATGCGGATCCTGTCCTTTTTGAGCGGGCGCGGATCCCAGAAACTTAG
- the albA gene encoding DNA-binding protein Alba — protein sequence MATEQTILVGKKPATNYVIATVMAFNAGVKKVVLKARGAAISKAVSTAVMVRDRFLPGKVQIKDVKLLSDKVQGQGGRERTVAAVEIVLEMA from the coding sequence ATGGCGACAGAACAGACAATACTAGTGGGAAAAAAACCCGCGACGAACTACGTAATTGCAACGGTGATGGCGTTCAACGCAGGCGTTAAGAAGGTGGTGCTTAAAGCAAGAGGGGCAGCCATATCGAAGGCGGTGTCGACGGCGGTAATGGTACGCGACCGCTTTTTGCCCGGCAAGGTGCAGATCAAAGACGTCAAGTTGCTAAGCGACAAGGTACAGGGCCAAGGAGGTAGGGAGAGGACGGTAGCTGCTGTTGAGATAGTCCTCGAAATGGCCTAA